A stretch of the Lytechinus variegatus isolate NC3 chromosome 5, Lvar_3.0, whole genome shotgun sequence genome encodes the following:
- the LOC121416115 gene encoding cardioacceleratory peptide receptor-like, with protein sequence MSTLRMTPPSAGMEYTEWSEVDTTAMTNTTINMDTESTSGQRDLARTIQIISLWVMFGFGVLGNTMVMIWMHLNRRRKSRVNTIVLGIASADMSVCFFSILPTALIVMSPTWEAGNFMCKLVMYLQGASLISSANMLALMAIDRHQAVLQPLKEFFIAWKLVVISWGIAGILALPQFYVWEEMIRRGKPRCGSLFRTLPAWHRMAYIVYIAVITFLIPFLVITFAYLRISKKIWDKAHETSGKRSKRASKKNKIELNRNASGTTLTKAKSKTLKMSVVIIFFFVLCGAPYFVVEMLATFRSNPINGVVNAFFGLFAVANSATNPYIFLYFNTSQRCWKEFRLTVNRFLCCCARGNNEGGYYNRYSVRFSSSNSRTEFTKIHGESSMITRVTEAPSTRVIPVSKDRDGHGGLGRTE encoded by the coding sequence ATGTCTACATTGAGAATGACCCCACCTTCTGCAGGTATGGAGTACACCGAGTGGAGTGAGGTTGATACCACAGCAATGACTAACACTACAATAAACATGGATACAGAATCTACATCAGGTCAAAGAGATTTAGCGCGAACCATACAAATCATCAGCTTGTGGGTAATGTTTGGATTTGGTGTCTTAGGAAATACTATGGTCATGATATGGATGCACCTGAATCGCAGAAGAAAATCTCGGGTGAACACCATCGTCCTCGGAATAGCGAGTGCGGATATGTCAGTTTGTTTCTTCTCAATCCTCCCTACGGCTCTCATAGTGATGTCCCCTACATGGGAAGCAGGGAATTTCATGTGTAAGCTTGTAATGTACCTGCAAGGTGCATCCCTCATATCATCGGCTAACATGCTGGCCCTCATGGCTATCGATCGACATCAAGCTGTCCTACAACCCCTCAAAGAATTCTTCATTGCCTGGAAACTGGTGGTAATATCTTGGGGAATAGCAGGCATCTTGGCCCTTCCACAGTTCTACGTCTGGGAAGAGATGATTCGCAGAGGCAAACCCCGATGTGGATCGTTGTTTCGAACACTCCCAGCTTGGCACCGTATGGCATACATCGTGTACATTGCAGTCATCACCTTTCTCATACCGTTCCTTGTCATTACATTTGCATACCTACGCATATCAAAGAAGATATGGGACAAGGCCCATGAGACATCCGGCAAACGATCAAAAAGAGCTAGCAAGAAGAACAAAATCGAATTGAATCGCAATGCCTCTGGTACTACTCTTACCAAAGCAAAAAGCAAGACACTAAAGATGagtgttgttattattttcttttttgttctctgTGGAGCGCCTTACTTCGTAGTTGAAATGTTAGCCACTTTTAGATCTAATCCGATTAATGGGGTAGTAAATGCCTTCTTTGGCTTGTTTGCTGTGGCGAATTCCGCCACAAATCCGTACATTTTCTTGTACTTTAACACATCGCAAAGGTGTTGGAAAGAATTTCGCCTGACAGTGAACCGTTTTTTATGCTGCTGTGCGCGAGGGAATAATGAAGGAGGTTATTATAACCGATACTCAGTCCGCTTTTCCTCTTCAAACTCGCGCACGGAATTCACGAAGATACATGGCGAGTCCTCGATGATCACACGCGTAACTGAGGCGCCCTCTACGAGGGTTATACCCGTTAGCAAGGATCGTGATGGTCATGGTGGTCTTGGAAGGACTGAGTGA